The genomic segment TGTTTGCGGGTCAGGTTGGGATATTTGGTGGCGACGCGAATATGGCTCCAGCGGCTGGGATCGTCGGTTTTGCTGAGTGCGCTCAATTCCGCCACCGACAAGCGGCAATGGCCGATGTTCAGGTCCAGAGGGGCGTAGATTTCCGGATAGTCAAATTCCAGCAGCACGTCATTGCCGGCCACCCCGATCTGGGCGGCGCCGAAGGCCACAAAGGTGGCCACATCAAAACTGCGAACCCGGATAATTTTCAGATGCGGATGATTGGTCGCAAAAGTCAGCTTTCTGGACTTGGGGTCGTCGAAATCGGGTTCGGGGATAATGCCCGCTCCATGGATAATGGGCATTACCTCTTTGAGAATACGGCCCTTGGGCAGGGCGAGGATCATCTGTTCCGGACTGGACACCGGTGTTTCTCCTGAAAAAACGCTTTTTTTTGTATTGTGTTCAGAGTCTGCCCACTATTACGCAATTGCGGGACAATTTGCCAGAAAAGATTCCACCTTACCCCGAAGGAGCTCTTTTCTGCTCTTACAGGCATACAGGGCGGTCCGGTAGGCCGGCTCAGTCCCTGAGCTCTTCGAGAATTTTGTGTTTGGGGTGACATTTGGCCGGCCAAGGGTCGCCAATGTCCTGCATCCGAGCATTGATCAGTTCCGCTTCAAGACGGATCACTTCATCGCCGGCAAAAATCAGGTCGATAAAACAGTTACCCTGATCGCCTGCTGTAGCCTCGATAGCCAAAAGCTCCAGGACATGGGATTTCAGTTTTTGCGGCATGTTCTGGGTCGAAACTCTCAGCACATCCTCAAAATGCAACGCCGTGCGGATGCGGGCGCAGGCCTCATCATCCTTGCGGATCGGCTGGCCGGTTTTCTCGCAGGTATTTTCCCAGATATAGCGATTCAGCATGATAACAAAACGCCGCGCCTGGGGCTGATAGGCGATATCCTCAATGACCGTGACAGCATCCTGCAGATAGGCAGAAAGGATCAACAGGTCTTCTTTGTCTTCGGCTTTGAGTTTGAGCGGTTTGAACATGGCGATCCCCTGTACCATCCATTTTGTTTGTTCTAGAGTGAATTGTGAATAGGTTGGCTCAATTCACTCTAAGTATAGCTGACCTGCGTCGTTGCGTCAGCCTTTTGCCACAATTTTTCCGCTGCGGGTGCGGTGGTTTTACGATCTGTGTCGGTGCGTTCAGGCCGGTTCCGTTTCCCGGCGGATCTGTGCCCCGCAGGCGCCAAGCTTGAGTTCCAGTCCCTCATACCCCCGGTCAAGATGATAGATACGGTTAATGGTCGTTTCCCCCTCAGCGGCAAGGCCCGCCAACACCAGCGACATGGAGGCCCTAAGGTCGGTGGCCATCACCGGTGCGCCCAACAGCTTTTTCACGCCGCGTACTGTGGCGGTGCTGCCGTGAATGGTGATGTCGGCGCCCATCCGACTGAGTTCCGGCACGTGCATGAAACGGTTTTCAAAAATGGTTTCGGTGATGACCGAGGCTCCTTCGCACAGCGTCATCATCGCCATGATCTGGGCCTGCATGTCGGTGGGAAAACCGGGATAGGGCTGGGTCACCACATTGATGCCGTGAATGCGGCCGTGGGCCAGGCGGCAAACCACGCCATTGCCGGTTTCCCGAAAGCCGATCCCGGCATCTTTCAGCACATCCAGGCTGCCGGTCATTACGATCCGGAGATTGTGGCCCACAAGTTCGATTTCTCCTCGGGTCATGGCGGCGGCCACGGCATAGCTGGCGGCTTCGATCCGGTCAGGCATTACCGCATGTTCTGCCCCATGCAGGCGCTCCACGCCTTCGACAATGATCATTTCTGTGCCAATGCCGGAAATCCGCGCCCCCATTTTATTGAGACAATGGGCAAGATCGGCGATTTCCGGCTCGCGTGCGGCGTTTTCAATGATGGTTGTCCCTTCGGCCAGGGTTGCGGCCATCAGAATATTTTCGGTGGCCCCCACCGAGACCATCGGGAAATGCACGGTTCCGCCTTTGAGGCGTCCCCCCGGCGCGCGGGCCCGAACATACCCTTCCTGAAGGTCGATTTCCGCGCCCAGTTCTTGAAACCCTTTCAGATGCAGGTCGATCGGACGGTTGCCGATGGCGCACCCGCCGGGCAGGGAAACGGTGGCTTCTCCCTCTCGGGCGAGCAGGGGGCCGAGGACCAGGATGCTGGCGCGCATTCTGCGCACAATGTCATAGGGGGCGGTGGTGCTGGTGATATCCTGGGCAGTAAGGCTTAAGGTCTCACCGCCATTCAGCGGCGTGCCGGCCTTTTCACAGGTTAGCCTTGTGCCATGCTGTTGTAAAAGTTCGGACAGGGTACGGATGTCGGCAAGATGTGGCAGACGGCTCAGCGTCAGGGTCTCCCGGGTCAACAGGGCGGCGCACATCAGCGGCAAAGCGGCGTTTTTCGCGCCGCTGATCGGGATTTGTCCTTCGAGACGGTGGCCGCCTTGCAGTACCAGTCGATCCATATGATTTTCCTGACTTTAACAGTTCGGGGTCTAGAGTTTGGGCAGCGTGACGCCGGTCTGTCCCATATATTTGCCATCCCGCATCCTGTAGGAAACCTCGCAGGGCTCGTTGCCTTGCAGGAACAGGAACTGGCACGCACCTTCATTGGCGTAGACCTTGGCGGGCAGGGGGGTGGTGTTGGAAAACTCCAGCGTCACATGGCCTTCCCAGCCCGGCTCCAGTGGTGTGACATTGACGATAATGCCGCAGCGCGCATAGGTGGATTTACCCAGACAAATGACCAGCACGTCTTCGGGAATCCGGAAATACTCCACGGTGCGGGCCAGCGCAAAACTGTTGGGTGGAATGATGCAAACATCGCCCGGCCGGTCGACGAAACTTTTTTGTGAGAAGTCCTTGGGGTCGACGATGGCGGAATCCACATTGGTGAAGATTTTGAATTCATTGGAGACCCGGGCGTCATAGCCGTAGGAGGACAGACCGTAGGAAATGACGCCTTCGCGGTTCTGCCGGTCCACAAACGGGTCGATCATGCCGTCATTCAGTGCTTTTTCCCGGATCCATTTATCGGACATGATGGCCATAGGGGCGTATTCCTTCAATTGTTTAAGAAAATTGTGCAAAAAGGTCTTTTTTCTTATCCCAGTTTGTCCCCCAGGACAAGTCAGCTTTGTGTGTCGGTGGGGCCGGATTTTTTGCCGGGGGGCGTTGTCTTGTGATCTTGGGCTTTGCGACTTTGGGCCTTGCGGCGTTTCAGATTGGCCCTGAGCGCCTCGGCGAGCCGGTCCTGTTTTTCCTGACGGGTGCTTTTCTTGTTGTTGCTCATGGGGACGGTTTTCGGTTTTTGTTTCTATTCTGGTTCGTTTCCTTTATTCTTTTTATTGTTATTGCCGTTCAATTGCGGCAGGAGCAGGGCCAAAAGCCCGGCACCATTCCCTTATTAACGGCCGGGCAAAATTTTCGCAAATATTTCCATAATTAGGTCTTGCGCGGCGGGGCAAGCTATGGCATGTTCCGCGCCATTCCGGCAAGAGTCGTGGCCCGCAAGAGTCGTGGTAATGTTTTTGCCGGATCCATCTTTCGGGCCGCTGTAGCTCAGTGGTAGAGCGCACCCTTGGTAAGGGTGAGGCCGAGAGTTCAATTCTCTCCAGCGGCACCATCTATCCCCCTCAAATCATTGGGTTTTCACGGCTTTCCCTTGTGATTGGTACACAAAACTGGTACACAATGGGGGTGAGCGTCCTAATCCTCTGACAGGGCCAGTTCAATCAGGTTTTCCAGTGCCCGCCGGCCGGTTTCGTTGATGTGACGGCGTCCCAGCATGTCGTTGATCCGCATTTGCAGTTCTTCTGCGCTTAAGTCTTTGAGATCGGCAAGCCTTTCGATGCCGATCATGTCCAGATACCTCACCATTGTTGGTCCAATGGAGGAGGCTTTCATCATCTTGTGCCGTTCCTCATCAGGGATCATGGGTCAACCTATGCACAATGCACTCTAGCGTCTGGCGCAAAACGCCCCAACAATTTTACAGAAGATTGGAGTAGGGGGAAAGAAAAATGGCAGAGAGGAAGGGATTCGAACCCTCGAGGGCTTGCGCCCAACACGCGTTCCAGGCGTGCGCCTTAAACCACTCGGCCACCTCTCTGCACGAACTGTATAGGGGATATATAAAATCTTGCTTTGGATCGCAAGGGGCAACCTGCAAAAAATCGTCATTTTTTTCCGCCGTGATGCCCTCTCAATGCCCTATAATGGACATAAATGCCGGGATACTTGGAAAAGTGTCACCCCGGAAGGAGGGGAAAATGCTGCTCGGCAGGATTATCGGATTTGTCATGATCGCTTGTGCGCTTCTGGTGGCCGGCGCGGATCTGTTACGCCTTTTTGAAGCACGGAACTTTTCCCCGCTGTCGCTGGAGGAGATATGGGGAGCGATCAGCCCCACGGGGCCTGCGGCTCTTAGGGAAGCAGTCATTGCCGGCCGCTTTCCCGGTCTGTGGGATGATGTGATCCGGCCGGTTCTGGCCCTGCCTGGGGCGATTCTGTTGTTTGCCCTGGGTGGCCTCCTGCTTTATCTGAACCGGAAACGTCATCTGAGCTGAAATAACAGAAGAGCACTCCTGGGCGGGGGAGTGTTCGCCAGTACATCAAAACCAGTACATCAAAATATGGGAGAAAGAGGCGACCCAGGGACAGTTCGGCCTGCAAGAAAAGCTTGACAAGTCCGGTGAGTTTAACGATAAGACCACTTTCATGATTGAGACATTTTTTCAGGAACCTGCCTTGTCCTGGTAATCAGAGGCAGGGTCCGGTTAACCCCCGGCAACGGGATGAGTAAAGTTAGGATAAAACGATGGCAGTTCCAAAAAGGAAAGTCTCACCGTCCCGCCGCGGAATGCGCCGCGCCCATGACGCGTTGAGTGTTGATAAATATGTGGAAGATCAGGAAAGCGGCGAACTGCGTCGCCGACACCATATTGACCTGAGCACGGGGAAATATCGGGGACGTCAGATCCTGGAACCTTCCGACAAATATTGATCCCTTTTTCTGGGTGAGAAAAAACCGGCCGGTTTCTGGCCGGTTTTTTTGTGCCTGTTTTGTCGATTTTATAAGGGCCCGCGCAGTGTCGTGGTATTTTGGCGTTTTTGCCTTTATCCGGTAAGATGGACAAGATATCCTGTGGCGGAACATCCGAAAAAAAATCGAAAAAGTGTCAGAAAGCAGGGGAAAACCATGAACTTTTCCAGGATTGCCCGGATATCCGTGAAACTCATTTTGTGGGGAGCCATGATGACAGGTCTTGCCCAGGTCGCGGCCCAAGCGGACGATACACGGACAACAGGAGAATACCGACTGGTGATTCACGGCGGGGCCGGCACGATTATGAAAGAAAACATGACCCCGGAACTGGAAGCGGCGTATCGGGCCAAGCTGAAACAGGCCCTCAGGGCCGGGCAGGCGGTGCTGGCCCGGGGAGGGGCGGCGCTGGATGCGGTGACGGCGGCCATTACCGTGATGGAGGATTCGCCTCTGTTCAACGCCGGCAAAGGGGCGGTGTTCACCCATGAGGGGCGAAATGAGATGGATGCCAGTCTGATGGAGGGGCGGGATCTTAATGCCGGAGCGGTGGCCGGCGTCAGACGGGTCAAGAATCCGATTCTTCTGGCCCGCAAAGTCATGGAGCACTCGCCGCATGTGATGCTGGCGGGAGAGGGCGCCGAAGAATTTGCCGAATTGCACGGAATGGAGCTGGTGGATCCGGGCTATTTCAGAACAGAACATCGCTGGCGTCAGTTGCAAAAAGCATTGCAAAAAGACCGTATCGAGCTGGACCATTCAGACGAGGAGACGGGGGACCAAAGCCGGAACCAGAACGGGGTGGCGCCTCTTGAAGGAGTTGAGCCGGGGGACCCGGACTACAAGTTCGGCACCGTTGGAGCTGTGGCTTTGGACCGGCATGGCAATCTTGCTGCGGGCACCAGCACCGGGGGTATGACCAATAAACGCTGGAACCGGATCGGGGACAGCCCGGTGATTGGTGCGGGGACTTATGCAGATAATATGAGCTGTGCGGTTTCGGCCACGGGCCACGGGGAATTTTTTATTCGCGCCACCGTCGCGCGCAGCATTTGTGCGCTGATGGAATATAAGGGACTTTCCCTTGAACAGGCCGCCGAGGAGATTATCCACAACAAGCTGGTGAAGATGGGCGGCGACGGGGGCATTATCGCCGTGGACCGGGCCGGTAATATCTCCATGACCTTCAACACCTCCGGCATGTATCGGGGGTATGTCAGCGGAGATGGCGCGCCGGTCGTCGGGATTTACAAAGACTAATGCCACCCGCGATACGTCAGCCGCTAGACGGGTTTGCTGTCGGCGTTATGCTGGGGTTGTGCATGATCTGGGGGCTGCAGCAGGTGGCCATCAAGGCGGCCGCCCCGGATCTCAGCCCGGTATTGCAGATTGGCCTGCGTTCCCTCATGGCGGCCGGTCTGGTAGCGGGGGTGATGGTCTGGCGGCGACAGAAAGTCACTTTTTCCGACGGCACGCT from the Luteithermobacter gelatinilyticus genome contains:
- the hisG gene encoding ATP phosphoribosyltransferase — protein: MILALPKGRILKEVMPIIHGAGIIPEPDFDDPKSRKLTFATNHPHLKIIRVRSFDVATFVAFGAAQIGVAGNDVLLEFDYPEIYAPLDLNIGHCRLSVAELSALSKTDDPSRWSHIRVATKYPNLTRKHFARRGVQAECIKLNGAMELAPSLGLCRRIVDLVSTGATLKANGLVEVEKIMDITSRFIVNRTAFKTRNDEISEILKKVSESLNGQKA
- a CDS encoding DUF2948 family protein; this encodes MVQGIAMFKPLKLKAEDKEDLLILSAYLQDAVTVIEDIAYQPQARRFVIMLNRYIWENTCEKTGQPIRKDDEACARIRTALHFEDVLRVSTQNMPQKLKSHVLELLAIEATAGDQGNCFIDLIFAGDEVIRLEAELINARMQDIGDPWPAKCHPKHKILEELRD
- the murA gene encoding UDP-N-acetylglucosamine 1-carboxyvinyltransferase, translating into MDRLVLQGGHRLEGQIPISGAKNAALPLMCAALLTRETLTLSRLPHLADIRTLSELLQQHGTRLTCEKAGTPLNGGETLSLTAQDITSTTAPYDIVRRMRASILVLGPLLAREGEATVSLPGGCAIGNRPIDLHLKGFQELGAEIDLQEGYVRARAPGGRLKGGTVHFPMVSVGATENILMAATLAEGTTIIENAAREPEIADLAHCLNKMGARISGIGTEMIIVEGVERLHGAEHAVMPDRIEAASYAVAAAMTRGEIELVGHNLRIVMTGSLDVLKDAGIGFRETGNGVVCRLAHGRIHGINVVTQPYPGFPTDMQAQIMAMMTLCEGASVITETIFENRFMHVPELSRMGADITIHGSTATVRGVKKLLGAPVMATDLRASMSLVLAGLAAEGETTINRIYHLDRGYEGLELKLGACGAQIRRETEPA
- the dcd gene encoding dCTP deaminase, which codes for MAIMSDKWIREKALNDGMIDPFVDRQNREGVISYGLSSYGYDARVSNEFKIFTNVDSAIVDPKDFSQKSFVDRPGDVCIIPPNSFALARTVEYFRIPEDVLVICLGKSTYARCGIIVNVTPLEPGWEGHVTLEFSNTTPLPAKVYANEGACQFLFLQGNEPCEVSYRMRDGKYMGQTGVTLPKL
- the rpmF gene encoding 50S ribosomal protein L32: MAVPKRKVSPSRRGMRRAHDALSVDKYVEDQESGELRRRHHIDLSTGKYRGRQILEPSDKY
- a CDS encoding isoaspartyl peptidase/L-asparaginase family protein, producing the protein MNFSRIARISVKLILWGAMMTGLAQVAAQADDTRTTGEYRLVIHGGAGTIMKENMTPELEAAYRAKLKQALRAGQAVLARGGAALDAVTAAITVMEDSPLFNAGKGAVFTHEGRNEMDASLMEGRDLNAGAVAGVRRVKNPILLARKVMEHSPHVMLAGEGAEEFAELHGMELVDPGYFRTEHRWRQLQKALQKDRIELDHSDEETGDQSRNQNGVAPLEGVEPGDPDYKFGTVGAVALDRHGNLAAGTSTGGMTNKRWNRIGDSPVIGAGTYADNMSCAVSATGHGEFFIRATVARSICALMEYKGLSLEQAAEEIIHNKLVKMGGDGGIIAVDRAGNISMTFNTSGMYRGYVSGDGAPVVGIYKD